A single Comamonas sp. NLF-1-9 DNA region contains:
- a CDS encoding ribonucleotide-diphosphate reductase subunit beta, whose product MTANVFNYDKTDYDKPLLFLGEKQGLFDTINRHYPRIWELYKTQKSLDWDENEFDYSSCNADFKKASRSTYDMMIKTLAWQWEADSVASRAIAPVLAPFITSSELWAAWQRVSDNEVIHAATYSEIVRNSFDDPSVIIDEILRVEEAHARLNRVVQAFADGFKASHQYALEQLPNDQETYNAIFMMVVALYCMERIQFMASFAVTFAICDTGMFQPIGKAIQKIAQDELEIHAELDRAVLQNELETARGQIAFAQKREDIEQLIAEVVDSELTWIEYLFSEGRELVGMNADRLAAWTLYCAKDVYQTLGIETTRYEFPKANPLKFMEKWLNISKTQASPQEQDIAAYKVGVMRRNDEGVVFEEDF is encoded by the coding sequence ATGACCGCCAACGTCTTCAACTACGACAAGACCGATTACGACAAGCCGCTGCTCTTCCTCGGTGAAAAGCAGGGCTTGTTCGACACCATCAACCGCCACTACCCGCGCATCTGGGAGCTGTACAAGACGCAGAAATCGCTCGACTGGGACGAAAACGAATTCGACTACTCCAGCTGCAACGCCGACTTCAAGAAAGCCAGCCGCTCCACCTACGACATGATGATCAAGACGCTGGCCTGGCAGTGGGAGGCCGACAGCGTCGCCAGCCGCGCCATCGCGCCCGTGCTCGCGCCCTTCATCACCAGCAGCGAACTCTGGGCCGCCTGGCAGCGCGTGTCCGACAACGAAGTCATCCACGCCGCCACCTATTCGGAGATCGTGCGCAATTCGTTTGACGACCCTTCGGTCATCATCGACGAAATCCTGCGCGTGGAAGAGGCCCATGCGCGCCTGAACCGCGTGGTGCAAGCCTTTGCCGACGGCTTCAAGGCATCGCATCAGTACGCGCTGGAGCAACTGCCCAACGACCAGGAAACCTACAACGCCATCTTCATGATGGTGGTGGCGCTGTACTGCATGGAGCGCATCCAGTTCATGGCCTCGTTCGCCGTGACCTTTGCCATCTGCGACACCGGCATGTTCCAGCCCATAGGCAAGGCGATCCAGAAAATCGCCCAGGACGAGCTGGAAATCCACGCCGAACTCGATCGCGCCGTGCTGCAAAACGAACTGGAAACCGCTCGCGGCCAGATCGCCTTCGCGCAAAAGCGCGAGGACATCGAGCAACTCATCGCCGAGGTGGTGGACAGCGAACTCACCTGGATTGAATATCTCTTCTCCGAAGGGCGCGAACTGGTTGGCATGAACGCCGACCGCCTGGCTGCCTGGACGCTGTACTGCGCCAAGGACGTGTACCAGACGCTGGGCATAGAGACCACGCGCTACGAGTTTCCCAAAGCCAACCCGCTGAAATTCATGGAAAAGTGGCTCAACATCAGCAAGACCCAAGCTTCACCTCAGGAGCAGGATATTGCGGCGTACAAGGTCGGGGTGATGAGGAGGAATGATGAGGGGGTGGTGTTTGAGGAGGATTTTTGA
- a CDS encoding helix-turn-helix domain-containing protein has product MIDTIHPSSGNVFVDLGYSEGEAAVLALRADLMARLRLLVQTEAWTQQQAAQRFGIAQSRVSDLVRGKWDKFSLDMLITLAARAGQKVALEMHG; this is encoded by the coding sequence ATGATCGACACCATCCATCCCAGCAGCGGCAACGTGTTCGTTGACCTGGGTTACTCCGAGGGTGAGGCTGCGGTGCTGGCGCTGCGCGCCGATCTGATGGCGCGCTTGCGCCTGCTGGTACAGACCGAAGCTTGGACGCAGCAGCAAGCGGCTCAGCGTTTTGGTATTGCGCAGTCGCGTGTATCTGATCTCGTGCGCGGCAAGTGGGACAAGTTCAGCCTGGACATGCTCATCACGCTGGCGGCACGCGCAGGGCAGAAGGTGGCGCTGGAGATGCACGGCTGA
- a CDS encoding NUDIX domain-containing protein: MNQPAAPWLSALRAAARRGPQPGRIALHLGDAQVGSVAAEILNEIGLKRLLGERYQLLFEERNGVRTCTLPAAQASQALNALAALLREIGRCGPWRDEQLAVRDAAGRQLATVERGAVRVLGIATDAVHLVGLSEDAGALWVQQRSRTKPSHPGQWDTLMGGMVSARDSLRDALARETQEEAGLQLSALTHLQAGAPVLLDQPSDEGGARLGHLHERIHWWSARLPQAVAPVNQDGEVERFECWSHAEVQARLAAGAFTPEAALVLGAFYEGV; this comes from the coding sequence GTGAACCAGCCCGCTGCGCCCTGGCTGAGCGCGCTGCGCGCGGCCGCCCGGCGCGGGCCGCAGCCAGGGCGCATAGCGCTGCATCTGGGCGATGCGCAAGTCGGGTCTGTCGCAGCCGAAATTTTGAATGAAATCGGCCTCAAACGCTTGTTGGGCGAGCGCTACCAGCTCTTATTTGAAGAGCGAAACGGCGTGCGCACCTGCACACTGCCCGCGGCGCAGGCAAGCCAGGCCCTGAACGCCCTCGCCGCCCTGCTGCGCGAAATTGGCCGCTGCGGCCCCTGGCGCGACGAGCAGCTTGCGGTGCGCGACGCCGCCGGTCGGCAACTGGCCACGGTCGAGCGCGGCGCCGTGCGCGTGCTGGGCATTGCCACCGACGCAGTCCACCTCGTCGGCCTGAGCGAAGACGCCGGCGCCCTCTGGGTGCAGCAGCGATCGCGCACCAAGCCCAGCCACCCCGGCCAATGGGACACGCTGATGGGCGGCATGGTGAGCGCGCGCGACAGCCTGCGCGACGCTCTCGCGCGCGAAACCCAGGAAGAAGCCGGGCTGCAGCTCAGCGCCCTCACCCACCTGCAAGCCGGCGCCCCCGTGCTGCTGGACCAGCCCAGCGACGAAGGCGGCGCGCGCCTGGGCCATCTGCACGAACGCATCCACTGGTGGTCGGCCCGCCTGCCGCAGGCCGTGGCGCCAGTGAACCAGGACGGCGAAGTCGAGCGCTTTGAATGCTGGAGCCACGCCGAGGTGCAGGCGCGGCTGGCTGCCGGCGCGTTTACGCCGGAGGCGGCGCTGGTGCTGGGGGCGTTTTACGAGGGGGTTTGA
- a CDS encoding quinone oxidoreductase encodes MVQAIQIHRHGGPEELRIVDLPVGEPGPGEVRIRHRAIGLNFIDVYFRTGLYASALPLVPGGEGAGVIEAVGPGVTHLAVGDRAAYAGPQGSYCEARVMPAATVCKLPDAIDFDTGAAMMLKGLTAQYLLRKCKPVEGLQPGDFVLFHAAAGGVGLIACQWARALGLQLIGTAGSDDKCALALANGAAHAINYTREDFAARVQEITGGRGVKVVYDSVGKDTWEGSLSCLRPFGLMVSFGNASGPVPPFAPGILGAKGSLYVTRQTLFTHMATRESTQAMADDLFAVVTSGQVKIHIGQRFALQDVQQAHRALEARKTTGCTILTLP; translated from the coding sequence ATGGTCCAAGCCATACAGATACACCGGCACGGCGGCCCTGAAGAGCTGCGCATCGTCGATCTGCCCGTGGGCGAGCCCGGCCCGGGCGAGGTGCGCATCCGCCACCGCGCCATCGGCCTGAACTTCATCGACGTGTACTTTCGCACCGGGCTGTATGCCAGCGCGCTGCCGCTGGTGCCTGGCGGCGAAGGCGCGGGCGTGATCGAGGCGGTGGGCCCGGGCGTCACGCACCTGGCCGTGGGCGACCGCGCGGCCTATGCCGGGCCGCAGGGCAGCTACTGCGAAGCGCGCGTAATGCCCGCCGCCACTGTCTGCAAGCTGCCCGACGCCATCGACTTCGACACCGGCGCGGCCATGATGCTCAAGGGTCTGACCGCGCAATACCTGCTCCGGAAATGCAAGCCCGTGGAAGGCCTGCAGCCCGGCGACTTCGTGCTGTTTCACGCCGCCGCCGGGGGCGTGGGCCTGATCGCCTGCCAGTGGGCGCGCGCGCTGGGACTGCAACTCATAGGCACCGCCGGCAGCGACGACAAATGCGCGTTGGCCCTGGCCAATGGCGCGGCGCATGCCATCAACTACACCCGGGAAGACTTCGCCGCGCGCGTGCAGGAGATCACGGGCGGGCGGGGCGTGAAGGTAGTCTACGACTCGGTCGGCAAGGACACCTGGGAAGGGTCGCTGTCCTGCCTGCGGCCCTTCGGGCTGATGGTGAGCTTTGGCAACGCCTCGGGCCCGGTGCCGCCGTTTGCGCCCGGCATCCTCGGGGCCAAGGGTTCGCTCTACGTCACGCGCCAAACACTGTTCACCCACATGGCCACGCGCGAATCGACACAGGCCATGGCCGACGACTTGTTTGCCGTCGTCACCAGCGGCCAGGTGAAGATCCACATCGGCCAGCGCTTTGCCTTGCAAGACGTGCAACAGGCGCACCGCGCCCTGGAAGCGCGCAAGACCACCGGTTGCACCATCCTCACCCTGCCGTGA
- a CDS encoding DMT family transporter, which yields MLNRDTLSTVLMLTAAPLLWAGNAVVGRMVHALVGPSMLNFLRWLLAFAILLPFAWPVLRPRSPMWPHWRRYALLGLLGIGSYNALQYLALQTSSPMNVTLVASGVPVWMLLVGALVFKVRVTTRQAVGALLSIAGVLLVLSRGDWQQLVDLRLVPGDLYMVLATIAWAFYSWLLLRTSEPKAIRADWSAFLMAQMFFGVGWSAAFAAVEWGTASYAIHWGWPLVLALAFIVVGPALLAYRFWGEGVRRGGPVLAAFFLNLTPLFAAVMSAAFLGEVPHLYHALAFVLIVGGIVATSWRRRVAP from the coding sequence ATGCTCAACCGCGACACGCTCTCCACCGTCCTGATGCTGACCGCCGCCCCGCTGCTGTGGGCAGGCAATGCCGTGGTCGGGCGCATGGTACATGCGCTGGTGGGGCCTTCGATGCTCAACTTCCTGCGCTGGCTGCTGGCTTTTGCCATCTTGCTGCCCTTTGCCTGGCCGGTGCTGCGCCCGCGCAGCCCGATGTGGCCGCACTGGCGGCGCTACGCGCTGCTGGGGCTGCTGGGCATAGGCAGCTACAACGCGCTGCAATACCTGGCGCTGCAGACTTCTTCACCGATGAACGTCACGCTGGTGGCCTCGGGCGTGCCGGTGTGGATGCTGCTGGTGGGCGCGCTGGTGTTCAAGGTGCGCGTCACTACCCGCCAGGCGGTGGGCGCGCTGCTGTCCATTGCCGGGGTGCTGCTGGTGCTGAGCCGGGGCGACTGGCAGCAGTTGGTGGACCTGCGCCTGGTGCCGGGCGATCTGTACATGGTGCTGGCCACGATTGCCTGGGCCTTTTACAGCTGGCTGCTGCTGCGCACCAGCGAGCCCAAGGCGATACGCGCCGACTGGAGCGCGTTTCTGATGGCGCAGATGTTCTTTGGCGTCGGCTGGTCGGCTGCGTTTGCGGCCGTGGAATGGGGCACGGCCAGCTACGCCATCCATTGGGGCTGGCCACTGGTGCTGGCGCTGGCCTTCATCGTCGTCGGCCCCGCGCTGCTGGCCTACCGCTTCTGGGGCGAGGGCGTGCGCCGTGGCGGGCCGGTGCTCGCAGCCTTCTTCCTCAACCTCACGCCGCTGTTTGCGGCCGTGATGTCGGCGGCCTTCCTCGGAGAGGTACCGCATCTGTACCACGCGCTGGCCTTCGTGCTGATCGTGGGCGGCATCGTGGCCACGTCGTGGCGGCGCCGGGTGGCGCCATGA
- a CDS encoding hemolysin family protein, with protein MSPAASLVLIALLIVASAFFSLAEISLAAARRLRLRQMADEGDARAQQVLQTQEQPGDYFTVVQIGINAVAILGGIVGEGAFSGPISELLGNWLSATSAATLGFWMSFLLVTSFFILFADLVPRRLGMAHPERIAVRVVRPMLWCTAVLRPLVWLYSRLTDLLLRRLGLSSQRDDRITHEDILAMTEAGTLAGVLAQREQQVIVNLFELDTRAVASVMTLRERVAYFLRDDPDEVIRVRIAAEPFSTYPVCEGDIDHVVGYVDAKDLFQRVLNNQPLSLRDDALVRKVLIVPDRLTLAEVLEQFRQAHEDFAVIVNEYSRVVGVVTLNDVMSTVMGELLGPADEEQIVRRDEHSWLIDGVAPIEDVLHALQLDELPEAGEYETMAGFLMVMLRRVPRRTDHVVVGSYKFEVLDVDSYRIDQVMVTRLEPAAAEELAAQAFRAGSE; from the coding sequence ATGAGTCCGGCCGCCAGCCTCGTCTTGATTGCGCTGCTGATCGTGGCCAGTGCCTTCTTCTCGCTGGCCGAGATTTCGCTGGCGGCGGCGCGGCGCCTGCGCCTGCGCCAGATGGCCGATGAGGGCGACGCGCGTGCCCAGCAGGTGCTGCAGACGCAGGAGCAACCAGGCGACTATTTCACCGTGGTGCAAATCGGCATCAACGCGGTGGCCATCCTGGGCGGCATCGTCGGCGAGGGCGCGTTCAGCGGGCCGATCAGCGAGCTGCTGGGCAATTGGCTCTCGGCGACGAGCGCGGCCACGCTGGGCTTCTGGATGTCCTTTCTGCTGGTCACTTCGTTCTTCATCCTGTTTGCCGATCTCGTGCCGCGGCGCCTGGGCATGGCACACCCCGAGCGCATCGCGGTGCGCGTGGTGCGGCCCATGCTGTGGTGTACTGCAGTGCTGAGGCCCCTCGTCTGGCTCTATAGCCGACTCACCGATCTGCTGCTGCGCCGGCTCGGCCTGTCGAGCCAGCGCGACGACCGCATCACGCACGAAGACATCCTGGCGATGACCGAAGCGGGCACGCTTGCCGGGGTGCTCGCGCAGCGCGAGCAGCAGGTGATCGTCAACCTGTTCGAGCTCGACACCCGCGCCGTGGCCTCGGTGATGACGCTGCGCGAGCGCGTGGCCTACTTCCTGCGCGACGACCCCGACGAGGTGATCCGCGTGCGCATTGCCGCCGAGCCGTTTTCCACCTACCCGGTGTGCGAGGGCGACATCGACCATGTCGTCGGCTACGTGGACGCCAAGGACTTGTTCCAGCGCGTGCTGAACAACCAGCCGCTGTCGCTGCGCGACGATGCGCTGGTGCGCAAGGTCTTGATCGTGCCCGACCGGCTGACCCTGGCCGAGGTGCTGGAGCAGTTTCGCCAGGCGCACGAGGACTTTGCCGTCATCGTCAACGAATACAGCCGCGTGGTCGGCGTGGTCACGCTCAACGACGTGATGAGCACCGTGATGGGCGAGCTGCTGGGCCCGGCCGACGAGGAGCAGATCGTGCGCCGCGACGAGCATTCCTGGCTGATCGACGGTGTGGCGCCGATCGAGGACGTGCTGCACGCGCTGCAGCTCGACGAGCTGCCCGAGGCCGGCGAGTACGAGACCATGGCCGGCTTTCTGATGGTGATGCTCAGGCGCGTGCCCAGGCGCACCGACCACGTGGTCGTGGGCAGCTACAAGTTCGAGGTGCTGGACGTGGACAGCTACCGCATCGACCAGGTCATGGTGACCCGGCTGGAGCCCGCCGCCGCCGAAGAGCTGGCTGCTCAGGCGTTTCGCGCCGGCTCGGAATAG
- a CDS encoding lytic transglycosylase domain-containing protein — protein sequence MTKPSFSRRHTLLALAAAPAGVLGWAAPAHAGGQLEEPLIDSVRSALSAAVSELAPPEPVFASTEARINYLRWLATMSERLRPRKSAWEQRRDFLQTAWYESRRAGLDESLVLGLIQVESAFRKFAVSSVGARGYMQVMPFWTRVIGDGDAGKLFHLQTNLRFGCVILRHYLDRENGDLYMALGRYNGSRGKAAYPNAVFAAQKRWHYSEPARNA from the coding sequence ATGACCAAGCCGAGCTTTAGCCGCCGACACACCCTGCTGGCCCTGGCCGCAGCGCCCGCCGGTGTGCTCGGCTGGGCGGCACCCGCGCACGCCGGCGGTCAGCTGGAAGAGCCGCTGATCGATTCGGTGCGCAGCGCGCTCAGCGCTGCGGTATCCGAGCTGGCGCCGCCCGAGCCGGTGTTTGCCAGCACCGAGGCGCGCATCAACTACCTGCGCTGGCTCGCCACCATGAGCGAGCGCCTGCGCCCGCGCAAGTCGGCCTGGGAGCAGCGGCGCGATTTCCTGCAGACCGCCTGGTATGAATCGCGCCGCGCCGGCCTCGATGAATCGCTGGTGCTCGGGCTGATCCAGGTAGAGAGCGCGTTTCGCAAGTTCGCCGTCTCCTCGGTCGGCGCGCGCGGCTACATGCAGGTCATGCCGTTCTGGACGCGCGTGATCGGCGACGGCGACGCGGGCAAGCTGTTTCACCTGCAGACCAATCTGCGCTTTGGCTGCGTCATCCTGCGCCACTACCTGGACCGCGAAAACGGCGATCTGTACATGGCGCTGGGCCGCTACAACGGCAGCCGGGGCAAGGCGGCCTACCCCAATGCCGTCTTTGCCGCGCAAAAGCGCTGGCACTATTCCGAGCCGGCGCGAAACGCCTGA
- a CDS encoding proline--tRNA ligase: MKASRFFISTLKEAPADAEIVSHQLMMRAGLIKKLGAGIYNYMPMGLRVLRKVEAIVREEMNRAGAVECTMPVVQPAELWQETGRFDKMGPELLRIQDRHGRDFVVQPTSEEVVTDIARQELRSHKQLPRNFYQIQTKFRDERRPRFGLMRGREFIMKDAYSFDKSREAAQLSYQAMRAAYQRIFDRFGLSYRAVRADSGAIGGDLSEEFQVIAATGEDAIVYCPNSDYAANMEKAEAAAPAQERPLPGQPRTLTPTPGKSTCAQVAELLGLPLAQTVKSLVLATDTLDDAGQVVGSKVWLLLLRGDHDMNEVKVSKVPGLDGGFRFASVAEIEEHFGAKPGYLGPLNLRKPVTVVADREVAVMADWVCGANLEDFHITGVNWGRDLPEPELVADLRNVVEGDASPDGKGLLAIERGIEIGHVFYLGTKYSRAMNATFLGEDGKPAYFEMGCYGIGITRLPAAAIEQNHDERGIIWPDAIAPFTVVLCPIGMERSEAVRAAAEQLHADLLAQGVDVILDDRGERPGAMFADWELIGVPHRVVLSERGLKEGQVEYQHRRDTEATRMALGAVLPHLLQKINQG; encoded by the coding sequence ATGAAAGCCTCCCGATTCTTCATTTCCACCCTCAAGGAAGCCCCTGCCGACGCTGAAATCGTCAGCCACCAGCTGATGATGCGCGCCGGGCTGATCAAGAAGCTCGGCGCCGGCATCTACAACTACATGCCCATGGGCTTGCGCGTGCTGCGCAAGGTGGAGGCCATCGTGCGCGAGGAGATGAATCGCGCCGGCGCTGTGGAATGCACCATGCCCGTGGTGCAGCCGGCCGAGCTGTGGCAGGAGACGGGGCGCTTCGACAAGATGGGGCCGGAGCTCTTGCGCATCCAGGACCGCCATGGGCGCGACTTCGTCGTGCAGCCCACCAGCGAAGAGGTGGTGACCGACATCGCGCGCCAGGAGCTGCGCAGCCACAAGCAGCTGCCGCGCAATTTCTACCAGATCCAGACCAAGTTCCGTGACGAGCGCCGCCCGCGCTTCGGCCTGATGCGCGGGCGCGAATTCATCATGAAGGACGCCTATTCCTTCGACAAGAGCCGCGAGGCCGCGCAACTGAGTTACCAGGCGATGCGCGCCGCCTACCAGCGCATCTTCGACCGCTTCGGCCTCTCCTACCGCGCGGTGCGCGCCGATTCGGGCGCAATCGGCGGCGATCTTTCCGAAGAATTCCAAGTGATCGCGGCCACCGGCGAAGACGCCATCGTCTACTGCCCGAACAGCGACTACGCGGCCAACATGGAAAAGGCCGAAGCTGCGGCGCCCGCCCAGGAGCGCCCGCTCCCCGGCCAGCCGCGCACGCTCACGCCCACGCCGGGCAAGAGCACCTGCGCGCAGGTGGCCGAACTGCTCGGTTTGCCTCTTGCGCAAACCGTGAAATCGCTGGTGCTGGCCACCGATACGCTGGACGACGCCGGCCAGGTCGTAGGCAGCAAGGTCTGGCTGCTGCTGCTGCGCGGCGACCACGACATGAACGAGGTCAAGGTCTCCAAGGTGCCGGGGCTGGACGGCGGCTTTCGCTTTGCCAGCGTGGCCGAGATCGAGGAGCATTTCGGCGCCAAGCCGGGCTATCTCGGCCCGCTGAACCTGCGCAAGCCGGTGACCGTGGTCGCCGACCGCGAGGTCGCGGTGATGGCCGACTGGGTCTGCGGCGCCAACCTCGAGGACTTTCACATCACCGGCGTGAACTGGGGGCGCGACCTGCCCGAGCCCGAGCTGGTGGCCGACCTGCGCAACGTCGTCGAGGGCGACGCTTCGCCCGACGGCAAGGGGCTGCTCGCGATCGAGCGCGGCATAGAGATAGGCCACGTCTTCTATCTGGGCACCAAGTATTCCAGGGCGATGAACGCCACCTTCCTGGGCGAAGACGGCAAGCCCGCGTATTTCGAGATGGGCTGCTACGGCATAGGCATCACGCGCCTGCCGGCCGCGGCGATCGAACAAAACCACGACGAGCGCGGCATCATCTGGCCAGACGCCATCGCGCCCTTTACCGTGGTGCTCTGTCCGATAGGCATGGAGCGCAGCGAAGCGGTGCGCGCCGCTGCCGAGCAGTTGCACGCGGATTTGCTCGCGCAGGGTGTGGATGTCATACTCGACGACCGCGGCGAGCGCCCCGGTGCCATGTTCGCCGACTGGGAACTGATAGGCGTGCCGCACCGCGTGGTGTTGTCCGAGCGCGGCCTCAAGGAAGGCCAGGTCGAATACCAGCACCGGCGCGACACCGAGGCAACGCGCATGGCGCTCGGCGCCGTGCTGCCCCACCTGCTGCAAAAGATCAACCAGGGATGA
- a CDS encoding RNA pyrophosphohydrolase produces the protein MLDREGFRPNVGIVLLNQRNQVFWGKRLGTHSWQFPQGGIDRGETPQEAMFRELHEEVGLLAHQVRVVARTRDWLRYEVPDRYIRRDARGHYKGQKQIWFLLQLVGNDWDLNLRATNHPEFDAWRWNEYWVPLDVVVEFKRRVYEMALTELSRFLPRGAQRNRYLRAGMRTREGAGRDYAGAYRSGSMLVHPGVELPPGASFDPDPHASLAPADALGSAIAGREPLPASK, from the coding sequence ATGCTCGACAGAGAAGGCTTTCGGCCAAATGTCGGCATCGTGCTGCTCAACCAGAGAAACCAGGTATTTTGGGGCAAACGTCTTGGAACGCACAGTTGGCAATTCCCGCAAGGTGGCATCGATCGGGGTGAAACCCCGCAGGAGGCCATGTTCCGGGAGCTGCATGAAGAGGTCGGGCTGCTGGCCCACCAGGTGCGCGTGGTTGCCCGTACGCGGGATTGGTTGCGCTACGAAGTGCCGGACCGCTACATCCGCCGCGATGCGCGCGGACACTACAAGGGGCAAAAGCAGATCTGGTTTCTGCTGCAACTGGTCGGCAACGACTGGGACCTGAACCTGCGCGCCACCAACCATCCGGAGTTCGACGCCTGGCGCTGGAACGAATACTGGGTGCCGCTCGACGTCGTGGTGGAATTCAAGCGCAGGGTCTATGAAATGGCGCTGACGGAGCTCTCGCGCTTTCTGCCGCGCGGGGCGCAGCGCAACCGTTACCTGCGCGCCGGCATGCGCACGCGCGAAGGCGCGGGGCGCGACTACGCCGGTGCCTACCGCAGCGGCTCCATGCTGGTGCATCCCGGGGTGGAGCTGCCGCCCGGGGCCAGCTTCGACCCCGATCCGCACGCGAGTCTGGCGCCCGCCGATGCGCTTGGCTCGGCCATCGCGGGCCGTGAGCCGCTGCCAGCCAGCAAGTAA
- the proB gene encoding glutamate 5-kinase has translation MKNPSDILRTAHRIVVKVGSSLVTNEGRGLDAQAIAEWCRQLCALVQGDTGLKREVVMVSSGAIAEGMKRLGWQERPREVNELQAAAAVGQMGLAQMYETKLREQGLASAQVLLTHADLADRERYLNARSALLTLLKLGVVPVINENDTVVTDEIKVGDNDTLGALVTNLIEADALIILTDQQGLYSADPRRHPEARFIHEAQAGDPALEAMAGGAGSAIGKGGMITKIIAAKRAAGSGASTVIAWGREPDVLTRLTRGEAIGTLLVADTHKHQARKQWMMDHLQLHGSVTVDAGAAAMVRDAGKSLLPIGMVAVQGEFARGDVIAVRDAGGSEIARGLANYASAEARLLCRKPSSEFERLLGYAAEPEMVHRDNMVLSHR, from the coding sequence ATGAAGAATCCTTCAGACATCCTGCGCACCGCGCACCGCATCGTCGTCAAGGTCGGCTCCAGCCTCGTGACCAACGAGGGGCGCGGCCTGGACGCCCAAGCCATCGCCGAGTGGTGCCGCCAGCTCTGCGCGCTGGTGCAGGGCGACACCGGCCTCAAGCGCGAGGTGGTCATGGTCTCCAGCGGCGCAATCGCCGAAGGCATGAAGCGCCTGGGCTGGCAGGAGCGCCCGCGCGAGGTCAACGAACTGCAGGCCGCGGCCGCCGTCGGCCAGATGGGCCTGGCGCAGATGTACGAGACCAAGCTGCGCGAGCAAGGCCTGGCCAGCGCCCAGGTGCTGCTCACCCACGCCGACCTCGCCGACCGCGAGCGCTACCTGAACGCGCGCTCGGCGCTGCTCACCCTGCTCAAGCTCGGTGTGGTGCCGGTGATCAACGAAAACGACACCGTGGTCACCGACGAGATCAAGGTGGGCGACAACGACACCCTGGGCGCGCTGGTGACCAACCTGATCGAGGCCGACGCCCTCATCATCCTGACCGACCAGCAAGGCCTGTATTCGGCCGACCCGAGGCGCCACCCCGAGGCGCGCTTCATCCACGAAGCGCAGGCGGGCGACCCCGCGCTCGAAGCCATGGCCGGCGGCGCGGGCTCGGCCATAGGCAAGGGCGGCATGATCACCAAGATCATCGCGGCCAAACGCGCGGCCGGCTCGGGCGCCTCCACTGTCATCGCCTGGGGGCGCGAACCCGATGTGCTCACCCGCCTGACGCGGGGCGAAGCCATAGGCACGCTGCTGGTGGCCGACACGCACAAGCACCAGGCGCGCAAGCAATGGATGATGGACCACCTGCAGTTGCATGGCTCGGTCACCGTCGATGCAGGCGCCGCCGCAATGGTGCGCGACGCGGGCAAGAGCCTGCTGCCCATAGGCATGGTGGCGGTGCAGGGTGAGTTTGCGCGGGGCGACGTGATCGCGGTGCGCGACGCCGGCGGCAGCGAGATCGCCCGGGGCCTGGCCAACTACGCCAGCGCCGAGGCGCGGCTGCTGTGCCGCAAGCCGTCCAGCGAATTCGAGCGCCTGCTGGGCTACGCCGCCGAGCCCGAGATGGTGCACCGCGACAACATGGTGCTTTCGCACCGCTGA